From Nguyenibacter vanlangensis, one genomic window encodes:
- a CDS encoding TonB-dependent receptor domain-containing protein, translated as MQTKSPLSRRCLLLSSTILLLGGAAKAATTTHGRQGLHTTGTAVHSASTTRPASTRAAAPRGAAPRHTALNSTGPAETISVSASRHHAGGGLIRPETAARSVSTISREFISKQSPASNTLALVTLSPGANVAMGDPFGVTDQSAVSVRGLNQQEIGYIFEGAPMNDPDNYTPNSSEWVDSENMESVQLQQGAPDIQIPTVYSAGGTMNVRLHNPEYTRQGQLDVSYGSHQMNRQFLRYDSGEIGSTGLRMFASFSNLTSRAWRGPGRNNRRHVDFKAVEDWTPESSTSLSFTYNNESTAWYSTPTLSDWKTYGLGGGINLDGVYKFGDPNYYKGFQTNWTDYFLSSQSHFKLNNQWSLEVTPYYYHGSGNYPLGVYTIPTSGTYYNGTQAVNGSLAGNDYAQDGNIAAKWDWYGRESYTGINAAAHYDTAFNHLVFGAWYGYSDMHVSEPFSALDAAGNVSNSLVKLEDGTVLNGWLYHTITQMVGLYVGDEVHLLNDRLIINAGFKEVMTARDGTLNQPGPQYGASYNSAEPLPRFSISYKVNDEIQLFANTTTSFRVPMGSAFYNQYNSPYDASLYQTANTHLKDEYSIAEEVGARYHDRWVTGSVTLFNYNFVHHAINEYINAVPYFLDAGGMTSRGVDAELGLTPWHHFSPYFSGEYLYATTDNNITLDGVTYNTKGKVATSAPRWMAAIGIQYDDGTFFGSVSMKYVDKEYGTFMNDERIPGHKQVDLMLGARAPDIGFMKTPSIRLNIVNLNDAHYLSGVYSTGPTAGTSTYYVAPTFAALMTVSTGF; from the coding sequence ATGCAGACGAAATCTCCGCTCTCACGTCGCTGTTTGCTTCTTTCGTCGACGATCCTCCTGCTCGGGGGGGCAGCGAAAGCGGCCACGACCACGCATGGACGACAGGGTCTCCACACGACCGGGACAGCAGTCCATTCCGCCTCAACCACCCGTCCGGCTTCGACCCGGGCCGCGGCGCCTCGCGGCGCTGCCCCCCGACATACCGCGCTCAACAGCACGGGGCCGGCCGAGACGATCAGCGTTTCGGCGAGCCGTCATCACGCGGGCGGTGGTCTGATCCGCCCCGAAACGGCCGCGCGTTCCGTCAGCACCATCTCTCGCGAGTTCATCTCGAAACAGTCGCCCGCGTCGAACACGCTGGCCCTCGTCACGCTCTCTCCCGGCGCGAACGTCGCCATGGGTGACCCGTTCGGTGTGACCGATCAGTCCGCCGTCAGCGTGCGCGGACTGAACCAGCAGGAAATCGGCTACATCTTCGAAGGTGCGCCGATGAACGACCCAGACAACTATACTCCGAACTCCTCAGAGTGGGTCGACAGCGAGAATATGGAAAGCGTCCAGCTCCAGCAGGGCGCGCCGGATATCCAGATTCCGACCGTGTATTCCGCTGGCGGCACGATGAACGTCCGCCTGCATAACCCGGAATACACGCGCCAGGGCCAGCTCGACGTCAGCTATGGCTCCCATCAGATGAACCGCCAGTTCCTGCGTTATGATTCGGGGGAGATCGGCAGCACCGGGCTCCGCATGTTCGCATCCTTCTCGAACCTCACAAGCCGCGCATGGCGTGGGCCGGGCCGCAATAACCGCCGTCACGTGGATTTCAAGGCGGTCGAGGACTGGACACCCGAAAGCAGCACCAGCCTCTCCTTCACCTACAACAACGAAAGCACGGCCTGGTACAGCACACCGACGCTGTCCGACTGGAAGACCTACGGCCTCGGCGGGGGGATCAACCTCGACGGCGTCTACAAGTTCGGAGATCCCAACTACTACAAGGGATTCCAGACGAACTGGACCGACTACTTCCTCAGCAGTCAGTCGCATTTCAAACTGAACAACCAATGGTCGCTCGAGGTCACACCGTACTATTACCACGGATCGGGCAACTACCCGCTGGGCGTCTACACGATTCCGACGAGCGGCACCTATTATAACGGCACGCAGGCCGTGAACGGATCGCTCGCAGGGAACGACTACGCCCAGGATGGCAACATCGCCGCGAAGTGGGACTGGTACGGACGTGAAAGCTACACCGGCATCAACGCGGCCGCTCATTACGACACGGCTTTCAATCACCTCGTGTTCGGCGCGTGGTATGGCTACAGCGACATGCATGTCAGCGAGCCGTTCTCGGCGCTTGATGCCGCCGGAAACGTCTCCAACTCGCTGGTCAAGCTTGAGGACGGAACGGTGCTCAACGGCTGGCTGTATCACACGATCACGCAGATGGTCGGGCTTTATGTCGGGGACGAGGTTCACCTTCTGAACGACAGACTGATCATCAATGCCGGCTTCAAGGAAGTCATGACCGCACGTGACGGCACGCTGAACCAGCCGGGCCCGCAATATGGCGCGAGCTACAACTCCGCCGAACCGCTGCCGCGCTTTTCGATCAGCTACAAGGTGAATGACGAAATCCAGCTCTTCGCCAACACCACCACGAGTTTCCGTGTTCCGATGGGATCGGCGTTCTACAACCAGTATAACAGCCCCTATGACGCCAGCCTCTACCAGACGGCCAACACCCATCTGAAGGACGAATACAGCATCGCCGAGGAAGTCGGGGCACGTTACCACGACAGGTGGGTGACGGGCTCGGTCACGCTGTTCAACTACAATTTCGTCCATCACGCCATCAACGAATACATCAACGCCGTCCCATACTTCCTCGACGCCGGCGGCATGACATCGCGCGGAGTGGATGCGGAACTCGGCCTGACGCCGTGGCATCATTTCTCGCCGTATTTTTCGGGCGAATACCTCTACGCCACCACAGACAACAACATCACCCTCGATGGCGTGACCTACAACACCAAGGGCAAGGTCGCCACGTCGGCACCGCGCTGGATGGCTGCGATCGGCATCCAGTACGATGACGGCACGTTCTTCGGCAGTGTTTCGATGAAATATGTCGACAAGGAATACGGCACGTTTATGAATGACGAGCGCATTCCCGGCCACAAGCAGGTGGACCTGATGCTCGGCGCGCGTGCGCCGGACATCGGGTTCATGAAGACGCCCAGCATCCGCCTGAACATCGTCAATCTCAACGACGCCCACTACCTCTCGGGCGTCTACAGCACCGGCCCGACTGCCGGAACCTCGACCTACTACGTCGCACCGACCTTCGCCGCGCTCATGACCGTCTCGACAGGGTTCTAA
- a CDS encoding aldehyde dehydrogenase family protein, giving the protein MPYAGASNVKQVWLETGGKSLCLVFPDADLDAAARQRRWRTDVRSASWLSISSRPAGCFVRASHMGPVGRPFIPDRDRS; this is encoded by the coding sequence GTGCCGTATGCGGGCGCGAGCAATGTGAAGCAGGTCTGGCTGGAGACCGGCGGCAAGAGCCTGTGCCTCGTCTTCCCGGACGCCGATCTGGACGCGGCAGCCAGGCAGCGGCGCTGGCGAACGGATGTACGGTCAGCTTCCTGGCTGAGCATCTCGTCCCGGCCTGCGGGTTGCTTCGTGAGGGCTTCGCACATGGGGCCGGTGGGCCGTCCATTCATCCCGGATCGGGATAGATCATAG
- a CDS encoding alpha-hydroxy acid oxidase, whose product MVRAKSDDADGGDRCTLDDGLRSLPRPGGGRRRCLKGAWCMTVVDDGAFSGFAERARQRLPRLFADYVDGGAHGERSMVRNRAAFGKWGVVPRGLRDVSRIETGVRCFGQDWAAPIMLAPVGFAGMLHSDRETGAARAAKRSGAGFAVSTFSIDAMEDVAAVGGKPFAQIYVFRDRDLTRDMLARAASCGIEGIIVTIDTAITPVRERDVRNGFRHLARPSVRQLIGLAGRPRWSAGMLKHGMPLIGNLRPYTIVRGVMGQAREMAAQIDPTLDQAGLEWLRSEWKGQLVVKGVMHPDDARLSLDAGADGLIVSNHGGRQMDPSPATIEVLPRIAEVVGGRADIVLDSGIRRGGDVVTALALGATAVSVGRPWAWALAADGERGVVSAIETLTQEVRDVLGLAGLRDIASLRAAGPCALWRM is encoded by the coding sequence ATGGTTCGGGCCAAATCTGATGATGCTGACGGTGGTGACCGGTGCACTCTCGACGACGGTCTTCGGTCTCTCCCTCGTCCCGGCGGTGGTCGGCGACGATGCTTGAAGGGCGCGTGGTGTATGACGGTCGTTGATGATGGTGCGTTCTCGGGCTTTGCGGAGCGGGCGCGTCAGAGGCTGCCGCGCCTTTTTGCGGATTATGTGGACGGCGGCGCGCATGGCGAGCGAAGCATGGTCCGCAATCGTGCGGCGTTCGGAAAGTGGGGCGTGGTGCCGCGGGGGCTACGGGATGTGTCACGCATCGAAACCGGCGTGCGATGTTTTGGACAGGACTGGGCGGCGCCGATCATGCTGGCGCCGGTCGGCTTTGCGGGAATGCTCCATTCGGACCGCGAAACCGGAGCCGCGCGCGCGGCAAAACGTTCGGGCGCCGGGTTTGCCGTCTCGACGTTTTCGATTGACGCGATGGAAGATGTCGCGGCCGTCGGAGGGAAACCGTTCGCGCAGATCTATGTCTTCCGTGATCGCGATCTGACGCGTGACATGCTCGCCCGTGCCGCGTCCTGTGGGATCGAGGGGATCATCGTTACGATCGACACGGCCATTACGCCTGTTCGCGAACGTGATGTCCGCAATGGATTTCGCCATCTGGCGCGTCCCAGCGTCCGGCAGTTGATCGGGCTTGCCGGGCGTCCGCGATGGTCGGCGGGTATGCTGAAGCACGGAATGCCGCTGATCGGAAATCTTAGACCTTATACGATCGTGCGTGGTGTGATGGGGCAGGCGCGGGAGATGGCTGCCCAGATTGATCCGACCCTCGATCAGGCCGGGCTGGAATGGCTGCGCTCCGAGTGGAAAGGGCAGTTGGTCGTCAAGGGCGTGATGCACCCGGATGATGCGCGCCTGTCGCTCGACGCCGGTGCCGATGGGCTGATCGTGTCCAATCACGGCGGACGGCAGATGGACCCGTCGCCCGCCACGATCGAGGTTCTGCCCCGGATCGCCGAAGTGGTCGGAGGAAGGGCCGATATCGTCCTCGATAGTGGAATCCGGCGCGGCGGCGATGTGGTGACGGCGCTGGCGCTCGGTGCGACGGCGGTATCCGTCGGGCGTCCGTGGGCGTGGGCGCTGGCGGCCGATGGTGAACGCGGGGTCGTGTCGGCGATCGAGACCCTGACGCAGGAAGTGCGGGACGTGCTGGGCCTTGCCGGGCTTCGGGATATTGCATCCCTGCGCGCGGCTGGTCCCTGCGCCTTGTGGCGCATGTGA
- a CDS encoding alcohol dehydrogenase catalytic domain-containing protein: MLKCARTGFSFHFHHIYIPDAEPTRGLILKRRADPMLAARFYGIGDIRVMPIAPPSGLQEGFVRIRIEAAGICGSDLHNFRTGQWLSRCPVTPGHEFAGIVTETCGDCAGLAPGDHVVADSRVGCGSCASCHSGQPNLCRKLGFVGEVCDGGFAQEAVLPATQLLPLPPDMPLRHGALVEPLSVALHAVHRLAPTPGARVVVCGGGTIGGLAALILRERGHKVSLLERNAARQALLEAHLGTRPLSPDTESWNTRFILDATGAAPVIELACERIAPGGRLVFAGLFHQKPKIDFNRVVENETELFGVSAFANEMPQAIAFLPSIAPKLDALISSPTPLQDLPQRYDALLAGMEVRLKTLITPNGMSDAW; the protein is encoded by the coding sequence ATGCTGAAATGCGCCCGGACAGGGTTTTCATTCCACTTCCATCATATCTATATACCGGACGCCGAGCCGACACGCGGTCTCATCTTGAAACGGAGGGCAGATCCCATGCTCGCTGCACGTTTCTACGGAATCGGTGACATCCGCGTCATGCCGATCGCTCCCCCTTCCGGTCTGCAAGAGGGGTTTGTCCGCATCAGGATCGAAGCCGCCGGAATCTGCGGATCGGACCTGCACAATTTCCGGACGGGTCAATGGCTCTCACGCTGCCCCGTCACGCCGGGGCACGAATTTGCCGGCATCGTTACGGAAACCTGCGGCGATTGCGCGGGCCTGGCGCCCGGAGATCACGTCGTCGCCGACTCGCGGGTCGGATGTGGAAGCTGCGCATCCTGCCACTCCGGACAACCGAACCTGTGCCGCAAGCTCGGTTTCGTCGGCGAAGTCTGCGACGGCGGTTTCGCGCAGGAAGCCGTCCTTCCCGCGACGCAACTTCTTCCCCTGCCACCCGACATGCCGCTCCGGCACGGCGCGCTGGTCGAGCCACTCTCCGTCGCGCTTCACGCCGTCCACCGCCTTGCCCCCACCCCGGGCGCACGTGTCGTCGTCTGCGGCGGAGGCACGATCGGTGGCCTCGCAGCGCTCATCCTGCGCGAACGCGGACATAAGGTCTCGCTTCTCGAACGCAACGCGGCGCGGCAGGCCCTGCTCGAAGCCCATCTCGGCACCCGCCCCCTCTCGCCCGATACCGAAAGCTGGAACACGCGCTTCATTCTGGATGCGACGGGCGCGGCGCCGGTCATAGAACTCGCCTGCGAACGCATCGCGCCTGGCGGTCGGCTTGTCTTCGCGGGGCTGTTTCACCAGAAGCCGAAAATCGACTTCAACCGCGTCGTCGAAAATGAGACCGAACTCTTCGGCGTCAGCGCCTTCGCGAACGAAATGCCGCAGGCCATCGCATTCCTGCCCTCCATCGCCCCGAAGCTCGACGCGCTGATCAGCAGTCCGACCCCACTCCAGGACCTCCCGCAGCGCTACGACGCCCTGCTCGCAGGCATGGAAGTCCGGCTGAAAACCCTGATCACCCCCAACGGCATGAGCGACGCATGGTAA
- a CDS encoding SDR family oxidoreductase: protein MVTTPDFFSLAGKTALVTGGGRGLGYAMALHLAQCGAEVWIAGRTAATLERACADTAKTGLSLHAAIMDVGSPDAIRSAFMDIARTSPQLDILVNNAGDESLRASDEVDESLWNRLLDTNLKGPFFVAQHAARLMTAGGSIINLASLTSAAGVAKAVPYSASKSGILGMTRSLAVEWAPRGIRVNALAPGYFHTDMTAPFFADTDWQARMLAQIPLGRFGLPDDLIGPLQFLCSPASAYITGQVLYVDGGTLAAL from the coding sequence ATGGTAACCACGCCCGACTTCTTCTCCCTGGCCGGGAAGACCGCCCTCGTCACAGGCGGAGGCAGGGGATTGGGATATGCGATGGCGCTCCATCTGGCGCAGTGCGGCGCAGAGGTCTGGATCGCGGGCCGCACGGCTGCAACCCTCGAGCGCGCGTGCGCGGACACGGCAAAAACCGGCCTGAGCCTCCACGCCGCGATCATGGATGTCGGGTCCCCGGACGCGATCCGTTCGGCATTCATGGACATCGCCCGCACCAGCCCGCAATTGGACATTCTCGTCAACAACGCCGGTGACGAAAGCCTTCGCGCCAGCGACGAGGTGGACGAATCCCTGTGGAACCGGCTGCTCGATACCAACCTCAAGGGTCCGTTCTTCGTCGCCCAGCACGCTGCACGCCTCATGACGGCCGGGGGCAGCATCATCAATCTCGCCTCCCTGACGTCGGCGGCCGGCGTGGCAAAAGCCGTGCCCTACAGCGCCTCGAAATCCGGCATCCTTGGCATGACACGCAGTCTGGCGGTCGAATGGGCACCGCGCGGGATCCGGGTCAACGCGCTTGCACCGGGCTATTTCCACACCGACATGACCGCCCCGTTCTTCGCCGATACAGACTGGCAGGCGCGGATGCTCGCGCAAATTCCGCTCGGTCGGTTCGGATTGCCCGACGATCTCATCGGGCCGCTTCAGTTCCTCTGCTCCCCGGCCTCGGCCTACATCACCGGGCAGGTGCTCTACGTGGACGGCGGAACTCTCGCCGCTCTCTGA
- a CDS encoding sterol desaturase family protein has translation MIRTNLAERLWEMIMDGIRVGKRVIGRQSPVTIGWENIPKVEGGPIKLFFFTYFQPIVLFGLILFWLYAPNSIAKASTAVWISVGFKAILLGLEWVNPRYRSWQLTWKELVTDLFYVGLGYTLIKYIENYVGSDSIAEYIRDYFHFNKLNWFMGLPILTQAFLISFIFDFGQYWMHRGMHNWYPLWLPHSVHHYITQLNVNKGAVGNPLELFLIGLGMGGFFDFAPRAFLLAGAMTMAISIYQHINVRFNTPRWWRYLFNTVEHHSLHHSLDFEASRSNFANTYIFIDRIFGTCVDGEAELLGMEGGRRMSVREQMTYPYLQAFKAVREKIRKRFGIQPAPARGH, from the coding sequence TTGATCCGTACCAACCTGGCTGAACGCCTCTGGGAGATGATAATGGACGGAATTCGCGTCGGAAAACGGGTGATCGGAAGACAGTCTCCTGTAACCATCGGCTGGGAGAACATCCCCAAGGTCGAGGGCGGCCCGATAAAGCTTTTTTTCTTTACCTATTTTCAACCAATAGTGCTATTCGGGCTGATTCTGTTTTGGCTTTATGCGCCGAATTCTATAGCAAAAGCCTCGACTGCGGTGTGGATTTCAGTCGGTTTCAAGGCGATTCTTTTGGGACTGGAATGGGTTAATCCGCGGTACAGAAGCTGGCAACTGACTTGGAAAGAGTTGGTTACGGACCTCTTTTATGTCGGGCTGGGCTATACTCTTATAAAGTATATCGAAAATTACGTCGGCAGCGACTCTATTGCGGAATATATCCGGGACTATTTTCATTTCAACAAATTGAACTGGTTCATGGGGCTTCCCATACTGACCCAGGCTTTCCTTATTTCGTTCATATTCGACTTCGGTCAGTACTGGATGCATCGGGGAATGCACAACTGGTATCCTCTGTGGCTACCGCACTCAGTTCATCATTACATTACTCAACTGAATGTGAATAAGGGGGCTGTTGGCAACCCGCTTGAATTGTTTCTGATTGGATTGGGTATGGGCGGATTTTTCGACTTTGCGCCTAGGGCTTTTCTTCTTGCTGGTGCGATGACAATGGCAATCTCCATCTACCAGCATATCAATGTGCGCTTTAATACGCCGAGGTGGTGGAGGTATTTGTTTAATACCGTGGAGCATCATAGTCTTCATCATTCGCTGGACTTCGAGGCCAGCCGGAGTAATTTCGCCAACACCTATATTTTCATTGATCGCATATTTGGCACCTGTGTGGACGGTGAAGCCGAACTCTTGGGGATGGAGGGTGGCCGCCGGATGTCTGTACGCGAACAGATGACCTACCCTTATCTGCAGGCGTTCAAGGCTGTCAGGGAAAAGATCAGAAAGCGGTTTGGAATACAGCCTGCGCCGGCTCGCGGGCACTAG
- the hisD gene encoding histidinol dehydrogenase, which translates to MPDHVTFHDLTQTTTIPEALLQRTESDLSVFLKRVTPIIERVRTEGDAALRHFAQAFDQVTDPQMSIKATPEEFDAAFTSIEPDVLDAIKYGIDNIRRFHEAQKPQDNWMIEVRPGIWAGDRNVPIDSVACYVPRGKGCFPSVVNMTTIPGKVAGVPRLVIVTPPSPDGTVDAGTLVAARLIGVEDVYKCGGAQAVAAVAFGTETVPACAKIVGPGSPYVVAAKRLLSDWIDPGIPAGPSESIILTDDSVDPVLAALDLIIESEHGPDSSAWLVTSSRRVAEGVIAALPAHWAEMDEKRAGFSRAVLGGKHGGVILTKDFRAAVAFTNAYAPEHLEILTTDPMADLGRIRNAGEVLLGTASPVTLCNYVLGPNAVLPTNRAARTHSPLSVHDFMKRMSFARVSPEAYPEAARHAERFARYENFTGHARAVSAARPMPKVEPR; encoded by the coding sequence ATGCCAGATCACGTCACGTTCCACGATCTCACTCAGACAACCACCATACCCGAAGCGCTCCTGCAACGGACCGAGAGCGACCTGTCGGTCTTTCTGAAGCGCGTCACGCCCATCATCGAACGCGTGCGAACCGAGGGCGACGCAGCGCTGCGCCATTTCGCGCAGGCCTTCGACCAGGTCACCGACCCCCAGATGAGCATCAAAGCCACACCGGAGGAGTTCGACGCCGCCTTCACCAGCATCGAGCCAGACGTGCTCGACGCCATCAAATACGGAATCGACAATATCCGTCGCTTCCACGAAGCCCAGAAACCGCAAGACAACTGGATGATCGAGGTCCGCCCCGGCATCTGGGCCGGAGACCGAAACGTCCCGATCGATTCCGTCGCCTGCTATGTCCCCCGCGGCAAGGGCTGTTTCCCGAGCGTCGTGAACATGACGACCATCCCGGGCAAGGTCGCGGGCGTACCGCGCCTGGTCATCGTGACCCCTCCGTCTCCCGATGGAACAGTGGACGCGGGAACGCTCGTGGCGGCCCGGCTGATCGGCGTCGAGGACGTCTACAAATGCGGTGGCGCACAGGCCGTTGCCGCCGTTGCGTTCGGAACCGAGACCGTCCCCGCCTGCGCCAAGATCGTCGGGCCCGGCAGCCCATATGTCGTCGCGGCCAAACGCCTGCTGTCCGACTGGATCGATCCCGGCATCCCGGCGGGACCGAGCGAAAGCATCATCCTCACCGACGACAGCGTCGATCCCGTTCTTGCCGCGCTCGACCTGATCATCGAATCGGAACACGGGCCGGATTCCTCGGCGTGGCTCGTCACCAGCAGCCGCCGCGTCGCCGAAGGCGTAATCGCCGCACTCCCCGCGCACTGGGCCGAGATGGACGAAAAGCGCGCCGGCTTCTCCCGGGCGGTTCTGGGCGGGAAACATGGGGGCGTCATCCTGACGAAGGATTTTCGGGCCGCGGTCGCTTTCACCAACGCCTATGCACCCGAGCATCTGGAAATCCTGACCACAGATCCGATGGCCGATCTGGGACGCATCCGCAATGCCGGTGAAGTCCTGCTCGGCACGGCTTCCCCGGTGACGTTGTGCAACTACGTCCTCGGCCCGAATGCCGTCCTGCCGACCAACCGCGCCGCACGGACACATTCTCCGCTGTCGGTGCACGACTTCATGAAGCGCATGTCCTTCGCCCGTGTCTCGCCGGAAGCCTATCCCGAAGCCGCGCGGCACGCTGAACGCTTTGCGCGCTATGAGAACTTCACCGGCCACGCTCGCGCCGTCTCCGCCGCACGCCCCATGCCGAAGGTCGAACCGCGATGA
- a CDS encoding cytosine permease codes for MTQFADKSAHAAEASPFTIENETIFPIPEERRHGNAWSLLMVWIGANQNIMAIMTGMLYPGICHLALGWSFVAILCGNLMGGVFMALHAAQGPHLGIPQMQQTRGQFGSTGSLLIIAIIILMYVGFTATFFAIGREQSAQVFGPGYGQIPIWGAVIVVATLCAIGHDVIERFISGFIPVAALTSVLLALAYFGASHGQLALPIWATPTAYQFLAALSLGVLWQIAYAPYVSDYTRYLPSRTGERTAFLVCLTGSIVGTAFPTFIGAYLGSTGFSGNMYDAVRTYSPILPILLFAVMIISTLVSCTMQIYCAALSSLTFLQTFRPDWNPTSRSRAIAAAILLLAGAIITINLSGSVLEILDNVIALLLAVLSPWTAINLADYYLVRHGNYDIPSLFRGDGGVYGRANRPALVCYAIGVIVQIPFLSTGLYVGSIAQSLGGIDLSWIIGIFVPGLLYWTWARRST; via the coding sequence ATGACGCAGTTCGCAGACAAGAGCGCCCACGCGGCAGAAGCCTCTCCGTTCACCATCGAAAACGAAACCATTTTCCCGATTCCCGAAGAGCGCCGCCACGGAAACGCCTGGTCGCTGCTGATGGTCTGGATCGGCGCGAACCAGAACATCATGGCCATCATGACCGGGATGCTTTACCCCGGCATCTGCCACCTTGCTCTTGGATGGTCATTCGTCGCCATCCTGTGTGGCAACCTCATGGGCGGGGTGTTCATGGCCCTGCATGCAGCGCAGGGGCCGCATCTCGGCATCCCGCAGATGCAGCAGACGCGCGGGCAGTTCGGCTCGACCGGCAGCCTCCTGATCATCGCGATCATCATCCTGATGTATGTCGGCTTTACCGCGACGTTCTTTGCGATCGGCCGCGAGCAGTCCGCTCAGGTCTTCGGTCCCGGTTATGGCCAGATCCCCATCTGGGGCGCGGTCATCGTGGTCGCCACGCTCTGTGCCATCGGTCATGACGTCATCGAACGGTTCATCTCGGGCTTCATCCCCGTTGCCGCCCTGACATCCGTTCTGCTGGCCCTCGCCTATTTCGGCGCCTCTCACGGACAGCTCGCGCTCCCGATCTGGGCCACGCCGACGGCGTACCAGTTCCTGGCGGCGCTCTCGCTCGGCGTGCTGTGGCAGATCGCCTATGCGCCCTATGTCTCGGACTATACACGTTACCTTCCCTCCCGCACCGGAGAGCGTACGGCATTTCTCGTCTGCCTTACGGGCAGCATCGTGGGAACGGCCTTCCCGACATTCATCGGCGCCTATCTCGGCAGCACGGGCTTTTCCGGCAACATGTACGACGCCGTGCGTACCTATTCCCCAATTCTGCCGATCCTGCTGTTCGCGGTGATGATCATCTCCACGCTGGTCAGTTGCACGATGCAGATCTACTGCGCGGCGCTGTCGTCCCTGACGTTTCTTCAGACCTTTCGCCCGGACTGGAACCCAACGAGCCGATCCCGCGCGATCGCCGCCGCCATCCTGCTTCTGGCCGGCGCCATCATCACCATCAATCTCAGCGGCAGCGTGCTGGAAATCCTCGACAATGTCATTGCCCTTCTGCTGGCGGTCCTCTCACCCTGGACCGCGATCAACCTCGCCGACTACTACCTCGTGCGCCACGGCAATTACGACATTCCGTCCCTGTTTCGCGGCGATGGCGGAGTGTATGGCCGCGCCAACCGCCCGGCTCTCGTCTGTTACGCGATCGGCGTGATCGTGCAGATCCCGTTCCTGTCGACCGGGCTGTATGTCGGCAGTATCGCACAGTCGCTGGGGGGGATCGACCTGTCATGGATCATCGGAATTTTCGTCCCCGGACTGCTCTACTGGACCTGGGCACGCCGTTCGACCTGA
- a CDS encoding IS630 family transposase (programmed frameshift) gives MTAAVKLRDDYSASDLRRLAARSQQANAARRLLALAAIRDGSSRTDAARVGGMDRQTLRDWVHRFNAEGPDGLRDHQHAGPACRLNGAQQAELKALVEAGPDRQRDGVVRWRRVDLQRVIEERFGVVYHERHVSTLLKRLGFSHVSARPRHPGQDAGVMEAFKKNFPRILNAHIGHLPKGKPIEIWFQDEARIGQKNGIVRQWARRGTRPRQPADQRYENAWLFGAICPARGKAAGLALPFIGTAGMQLHIEEISRCVARGAHAVVLLDRAGWHTTDKLKLPRNISLIFLPSRAPELNPVENIWQFLRANWLSNTVFDGIDHIIDAACSAWNNLAALPETIRSIGLRKWAHTSLCL, from the exons ATGACGGCGGCGGTAAAGCTACGAGATGACTATTCGGCCTCTGATCTGAGGCGACTTGCGGCGCGCAGCCAGCAGGCGAACGCTGCGCGCCGGCTTCTGGCCCTGGCGGCGATCCGTGACGGGTCCAGCCGGACGGATGCGGCCCGCGTAGGCGGCATGGATCGCCAGACATTGCGAGACTGGGTTCATCGCTTCAATGCCGAAGGACCCGATGGCCTGCGCGATCATCAGCACGCGGGGCCAGCCTGCCGATTGAACGGGGCACAGCAGGCCGAATTGAAGGCCCTGGTCGAGGCGGGCCCGGATCGGCAGCGCGATGGCGTGGTGCGCTGGCGCCGGGTCGATCTGCAACGCGTGATCGAGGAGCGCTTCGGCGTCGTCTACCACGAGCGGCACGTGTCCACTCTGCTGAAACGGCTTGGCTTTTCCCATGTCAGCGCCCGGCCACGCCATCCGGGTCAGGACGCTGGCGTCATGGAGGCGTTTA AAAAAAACTTCCCCCGCATCCTGAACGCCCATATCGGCCATCTGCCTAAGGGCAAGCCGATCGAGATCTGGTTCCAGGACGAGGCCCGGATCGGCCAGAAGAACGGGATCGTCCGACAATGGGCCCGGCGCGGCACGCGGCCACGCCAGCCGGCCGACCAGCGCTACGAGAATGCCTGGCTGTTCGGGGCGATCTGCCCGGCGCGCGGCAAAGCCGCCGGCCTGGCGCTACCGTTCATCGGCACGGCCGGCATGCAACTGCATATCGAGGAAATCTCACGCTGCGTCGCCCGCGGTGCCCACGCTGTCGTGCTGCTCGATCGCGCAGGATGGCATACCACCGACAAGCTGAAGCTGCCCCGCAATATCAGCCTGATCTTCCTGCCGTCCCGCGCTCCCGAACTGAACCCGGTCGAGAATATCTGGCAGTTCCTTCGCGCCAACTGGCTGTCCAACACCGTCTTCGACGGCATCGATCACATCATCGACGCCGCCTGTTCCGCCTGGAACAATCTCGCCGCCCTCCCGGAAACCATCCGATCCATCGGACTCAGAAAATGGGCTCACACAAGTCTGTGTCTATAA